The Spirosoma radiotolerans genome has a window encoding:
- a CDS encoding glycoside hydrolase family 172 protein, whose amino-acid sequence MQAIRLLLTSTLLLVFAFTNFLFAQQRTAGSFNGLDMNLGNLSRLSNAKTRSISPENFTGEKGKGGMDDLTDTRPNHANAKDAARDLGRGWKVNPFIRIKAGETFTLADVQGPGAIQHIWMTPTGNWRFSILRVYWDDETTPSIEVPVGDFFGMGWGEYAQLNSLPVSVNPGSAFNCYWQMPFRKRCRITMENINEKDPMNLYYQIDYTLTEVPDDMAYFHAQFRRTNPNPYKKDITLLEGIKGKGQYVGTFLAWGVNNNGWWGEGEIKFFMDGDTDFPTIAGTGTEDYFCGSYNFDRGGQYIPFSTPYVGLHQVTKPDGTYKSQQRFGMYRWHIMDPIRFEKDLRVTIQDLGWRSGGRYLPQMSDVSSTVFWYQAEPHAPFPKLPPKDVLEVN is encoded by the coding sequence ATGCAAGCGATTCGTTTACTTCTCACAAGTACGCTCCTACTCGTTTTCGCCTTTACTAATTTCCTCTTTGCCCAACAGCGAACTGCAGGTTCGTTCAACGGACTGGACATGAATCTGGGGAATCTTTCCCGGCTGTCGAACGCTAAAACCCGGTCCATCAGCCCCGAAAATTTTACGGGCGAAAAAGGCAAGGGCGGTATGGACGACCTGACCGATACGCGCCCGAACCATGCCAATGCCAAAGATGCCGCCCGCGATCTGGGTCGGGGTTGGAAAGTGAATCCGTTTATCCGCATCAAAGCCGGTGAGACCTTCACACTGGCTGATGTGCAGGGGCCGGGTGCCATTCAGCATATCTGGATGACGCCCACCGGCAACTGGCGCTTTTCCATTCTGCGGGTTTATTGGGACGATGAAACTACGCCCTCCATCGAAGTACCCGTGGGCGATTTTTTCGGCATGGGTTGGGGCGAGTATGCCCAGCTCAACTCGCTGCCGGTCAGTGTCAATCCGGGGAGTGCGTTTAACTGCTACTGGCAAATGCCATTTCGGAAACGATGCCGGATAACGATGGAAAATATAAATGAGAAAGACCCGATGAACCTGTATTATCAGATCGACTACACACTCACCGAGGTGCCCGATGACATGGCTTACTTTCACGCGCAGTTCCGCCGAACAAACCCGAACCCGTACAAGAAAGACATTACGCTACTGGAAGGCATAAAAGGAAAAGGCCAATACGTGGGCACGTTTCTGGCTTGGGGCGTCAACAACAATGGCTGGTGGGGCGAAGGCGAGATCAAATTCTTCATGGATGGCGACACCGATTTCCCAACCATTGCCGGTACAGGTACGGAAGATTATTTCTGCGGCTCCTACAACTTCGACCGGGGTGGTCAATACATACCTTTCTCGACGCCCTATGTCGGTCTGCATCAAGTTACTAAGCCCGATGGTACATATAAATCCCAGCAGCGTTTTGGTATGTACCGCTGGCACATCATGGACCCCATTCGGTTCGAAAAGGACCTACGGGTTACCATTCAGGATTTAGGCTGGCGTAGTGGCGGGCGTTACCTACCCCAAATGTCCGACGTATCCAGTACCGTATTCTGGTATCAGGCTGAACCACATGCACCGTTCCCTAAATTGCCACCAAAAGACGTACTTGAAGTGAATTGA
- a CDS encoding S9 family peptidase, with protein MKNRSLLLAFLFFSTLATQAQTPVKKRPISTKDIYRLQTISDPQVSPDGKWISYGLSTVDTTKDKRNSDIWMVSWDGKESVQLTSTPDGESRARFSPDGKYISFVSARQGATKGQIWLMDRRGGEAKKLTDLKTDLEDYVWSPDGKKIAMTLRDPDYADSAKTKVRKPFVLDRYHFKADVKGYIEKGSVHLYVFDVTTKKLDTLTTGLYDESSPVWSPDGSQLAFVSNRTEDPDRNQNTDIYVIDAKPGATPKQLTTWAGSDNNPVWSPDGKRIAYTRSTASGNFLMYDQPVLAVISRDGGEPALLSKTLDRPVRNPRWAKDGQTIGVLVQDDRQTYVGQYALADGKFMKVASGNRVFGDLETVSAGNWLTLMSEPHIPGELYAVENGTTRRLTHTHDAFLAPLELASVEGFTSKSKDGAQVSNVLYRPANTPANKKLPTIFYIHGGPVSQDEFSFDLTRQLLSAGGYAVVAVNYRGSNGRGLDYTKAIYADWGNKEVLDILGATDYLVDKGIADPDRLGIGGWSYGGILTNYTIATDTRFKAAASGAGSSLQLSMYGIDQYTNQYETELGAPWKNTDKWLKLSYPFLKADRIKTPTLFMAGEKDFNVPTAGSEQMFQALRSLGIPTQLIIYPGQFHGITVPSYQKDRVDRYLQWFDKYLKPKTL; from the coding sequence ATACGACAAAAGACAAACGTAATTCTGACATCTGGATGGTGAGCTGGGACGGAAAGGAGTCCGTTCAATTGACCAGCACACCCGACGGCGAATCGAGAGCGCGGTTCAGCCCGGATGGAAAATATATCTCGTTTGTATCGGCCCGGCAGGGTGCTACTAAAGGGCAAATCTGGCTGATGGATCGGCGGGGCGGTGAGGCTAAGAAATTAACCGATCTGAAAACCGATCTGGAAGACTACGTCTGGTCGCCAGACGGCAAAAAGATCGCCATGACGCTGCGGGACCCCGACTACGCTGATTCGGCCAAAACGAAAGTTCGCAAGCCGTTCGTACTTGACCGCTATCATTTCAAAGCCGACGTAAAGGGCTATATTGAAAAAGGCTCCGTTCACCTGTATGTATTTGATGTAACGACCAAAAAACTGGATACCCTCACCACGGGCCTCTACGACGAAAGTTCGCCTGTTTGGTCGCCGGATGGATCGCAACTGGCCTTTGTCAGCAACCGAACTGAAGACCCGGACCGGAATCAGAATACCGACATTTACGTGATCGACGCCAAGCCCGGCGCCACCCCGAAGCAATTGACCACCTGGGCAGGCTCGGATAATAACCCAGTATGGAGTCCGGACGGTAAGCGGATTGCGTACACCCGCTCAACGGCGTCGGGGAATTTTCTGATGTACGACCAACCCGTTCTGGCGGTCATTAGCCGGGATGGTGGCGAGCCAGCCTTATTGTCAAAAACACTGGATCGGCCGGTGCGGAACCCGCGCTGGGCCAAAGACGGGCAAACGATTGGGGTACTGGTGCAGGACGACCGCCAGACGTATGTTGGCCAGTATGCCCTTGCCGATGGAAAATTCATGAAAGTCGCGAGTGGCAACCGGGTATTTGGCGACCTGGAAACCGTATCGGCCGGTAACTGGCTAACCCTGATGAGTGAGCCCCACATTCCCGGCGAACTGTATGCGGTCGAAAATGGAACAACCCGTCGGCTTACTCACACACATGATGCGTTTCTGGCCCCACTCGAACTGGCGTCGGTCGAAGGGTTTACGTCGAAAAGTAAAGATGGCGCGCAGGTATCCAACGTTTTGTATCGACCAGCCAACACCCCTGCGAATAAAAAACTACCCACTATTTTCTACATTCACGGCGGCCCGGTTTCGCAGGACGAGTTCTCCTTCGACCTGACCCGGCAACTGTTGTCGGCGGGTGGATATGCTGTGGTGGCGGTCAACTACCGGGGCAGCAATGGCCGCGGCCTCGACTATACCAAAGCCATTTATGCCGACTGGGGCAACAAAGAAGTACTGGACATTTTGGGCGCAACCGATTACCTCGTTGACAAAGGCATCGCCGACCCCGACCGACTGGGGATTGGCGGCTGGAGCTACGGCGGCATTCTGACCAACTACACCATTGCCACCGACACACGCTTCAAGGCAGCCGCCAGCGGAGCAGGGAGCTCACTACAACTGTCCATGTATGGCATTGACCAATACACCAATCAGTACGAAACGGAGCTGGGGGCACCCTGGAAAAACACAGATAAATGGCTGAAGTTATCTTATCCATTTCTGAAAGCCGACCGCATCAAAACGCCAACCCTCTTCATGGCGGGCGAGAAAGACTTTAACGTACCCACGGCGGGTAGTGAACAAATGTTTCAGGCATTGCGGTCGTTGGGTATTCCTACCCAATTGATTATTTATCCGGGTCAATTTCACGGCATCACGGTTCCCAGTTATCAAAAAGACCGCGTTGACCGGTATTTGCAGTGGTTCGACAAGTATCTGAAACCAAAGACGCTGTAA